A genomic region of Mesobacillus jeotgali contains the following coding sequences:
- a CDS encoding uroporphyrinogen-III synthase codes for MIPAHSLQNKTVMIPRGKAHAKSFSDLVKRNGGIPVEIPLIAFQPVKASEKLLKTLADLHTYNWIIFTSNVTVETFYSFLKKGQALLPKIAVIGEKTKEALVDMGEKVDFVPEEYVAEGFVDEFLPHVKQGERILIPKGNLARDYISAALREKGAIVNEVIIYETYLPEESKGKLVKMLTEESLDILTFTSPSTIDHFMKIVEEHNLGGKLDHCIVACIGPVSKRKAEQRGLKVHAMPEKYTVEEMLKSVANYMNIGG; via the coding sequence ATGATTCCAGCGCATTCGCTGCAAAATAAAACAGTCATGATTCCAAGGGGGAAGGCTCACGCGAAGTCTTTCTCCGATTTGGTTAAAAGAAATGGAGGGATTCCAGTGGAGATCCCTCTTATTGCCTTTCAGCCTGTTAAAGCATCTGAAAAACTACTTAAAACACTTGCTGATTTACATACCTATAATTGGATCATTTTTACGAGTAATGTGACGGTGGAAACCTTTTATTCTTTTTTGAAAAAGGGACAGGCTCTTTTGCCTAAAATAGCCGTGATTGGTGAAAAAACGAAAGAAGCACTAGTGGACATGGGTGAAAAGGTCGACTTTGTTCCAGAAGAATACGTTGCCGAAGGATTTGTCGATGAGTTTTTACCACATGTCAAGCAGGGCGAGCGGATCCTGATCCCAAAAGGGAATCTGGCCCGTGATTATATATCGGCCGCATTGAGGGAAAAAGGCGCGATCGTTAATGAAGTCATCATCTATGAAACTTACCTGCCTGAAGAAAGCAAAGGCAAGCTCGTTAAGATGCTAACAGAAGAAAGTCTTGATATACTTACATTTACAAGCCCTTCGACGATTGATCATTTTATGAAAATCGTAGAGGAACATAACTTAGGGGGCAAGCTGGATCATTGCATCGTTGCCTGCATCGGTCCTGTATCCAAAAGGAAGGCAGAGCAGCGGGGATTGAAGGTCCATGCCATGCCGGAAAAATACACCGTTGAAGAGATGCTGAAAAGCGTTGCCAATTATATGAATATTGGAGGGTAA
- a CDS encoding cytochrome C assembly family protein, which produces MGDLYITRLHEITIVIYAASVLLYFIDFLNSNRRANKVAFWLLAFVWGFQTIFLLYYMVDKGRFPVLTLFEGLYFYAWVLVTLSLAINKLLKVDFIVFFTNVLGFIIMAIHTFAPVQYDSNVMSEQLISELLLIHITMAILSYGAFSISVVFSLLYLIQYDLLKRKKWGKLLWRITDLTKLDYWSYILNVIGVPMLILSLILGLQWAWIKVPDLAWYDAKLIGSFIVLAVYSIYLYLRVGKEMYGKSLALWNVASFLIVLINFFLFGKLSSFHFWYQ; this is translated from the coding sequence ATGGGTGATCTTTATATTACGCGTCTCCATGAAATAACCATTGTGATTTATGCGGCAAGCGTGCTCTTATACTTTATCGATTTTCTTAACAGTAACCGGAGGGCAAACAAAGTTGCTTTCTGGTTACTTGCATTTGTTTGGGGATTCCAGACAATTTTCCTTTTATATTACATGGTCGACAAAGGCCGTTTCCCAGTCTTGACCCTCTTTGAAGGGCTTTACTTTTATGCATGGGTGCTGGTAACGCTTTCACTGGCAATCAATAAACTATTAAAAGTAGACTTTATTGTCTTTTTTACAAATGTGCTTGGATTCATCATTATGGCGATCCACACCTTCGCACCCGTGCAGTATGACTCCAATGTCATGTCCGAGCAGTTGATATCAGAGCTTTTGCTCATCCATATCACCATGGCGATCCTGTCATATGGGGCATTCTCTATTTCAGTGGTCTTTTCGCTGCTATATCTCATTCAATATGACCTTTTAAAGCGGAAGAAGTGGGGTAAGCTGTTATGGAGGATCACCGATTTAACAAAACTGGATTATTGGTCATACATATTGAATGTCATCGGAGTGCCGATGCTTATCCTGAGCCTGATTCTCGGGCTGCAGTGGGCGTGGATCAAGGTGCCTGACCTTGCCTGGTATGATGCCAAGCTGATAGGATCATTCATCGTACTCGCTGTCTATAGCATCTACCTGTATTTGAGGGTTGGCAAAGAGATGTATGGAAAATCGCTTGCCCTTTGGAATGTCGCATCGTTCCTGATTGTATTAATCAACTTTTTCCTTTTCGGAAAATTATCATCTTTCCATTTTTGGTACCAATAA
- the hemC gene encoding hydroxymethylbilane synthase, which translates to MRKIIVGSRRSKLALTQTNWVIEQLKKLGAPFEFEVKEIVTKGDKILDVTLSKVGGKGLFVKEIEQAMLDKEIDMAVHSMKDMPAVLPEGLVIGAIPEREDHRDVLISNGHVAFKDLKPGSVIGTSSLRRSAQLLAQRPDLEMKWIRGNIDTRIGKLETEDYDGIILAAAGLKRMGWASDTVTEFIDEDICVPAVGQGALSIECRGDDEELLQLLEKFTCAETSATVRAERAFLHKMEGGCQVPIAGYAHFNDNEEIVLTALVGSPDGKTIFKEIVTGNNPEELGELAADKLISQGAKDLIDKVKQELDSE; encoded by the coding sequence ATGAGAAAAATTATCGTTGGCTCCAGACGGAGTAAGCTAGCATTGACACAAACAAATTGGGTAATTGAGCAGCTGAAAAAACTAGGTGCTCCTTTTGAGTTCGAAGTGAAAGAAATCGTCACAAAAGGAGACAAAATTCTAGATGTGACTTTATCAAAGGTCGGAGGAAAAGGTCTTTTCGTAAAGGAAATCGAACAGGCTATGCTCGACAAAGAAATTGATATGGCTGTCCACAGCATGAAGGACATGCCTGCAGTACTGCCGGAAGGACTTGTCATCGGTGCAATTCCAGAAAGGGAAGATCATCGTGATGTCCTGATTTCCAACGGTCATGTTGCTTTTAAAGACTTGAAACCAGGTTCAGTCATTGGAACGAGCAGCCTTCGCCGTAGCGCCCAGCTGTTAGCTCAGCGTCCTGACCTTGAAATGAAGTGGATTCGCGGTAATATTGATACACGAATCGGTAAGCTTGAAACTGAAGACTATGATGGTATCATCCTTGCTGCTGCCGGTTTGAAGCGCATGGGATGGGCTAGTGATACAGTAACCGAGTTCATTGATGAGGATATTTGTGTACCTGCTGTCGGCCAGGGAGCACTTTCAATTGAGTGCCGCGGTGACGACGAAGAACTTCTTCAATTGCTTGAAAAATTCACTTGCGCTGAAACAAGCGCGACGGTTAGAGCCGAAAGAGCATTCCTTCACAAGATGGAAGGTGGCTGCCAGGTACCGATCGCTGGTTATGCGCATTTTAACGATAACGAAGAAATCGTCCTGACAGCTCTAGTTGGTTCTCCAGATGGAAAGACGATCTTCAAGGAGATTGTGACTGGAAATAACCCAGAAGAACTTGGTGAGCTTGCAGCTGATAAATTGATCAGCCAGGGAGCGAAGGACTTGATCGATAAGGTGAAACAGGAGCTTGATAGTGAATGA